From the Psychrobacillus sp. FSL K6-4046 genome, one window contains:
- a CDS encoding YiaA/YiaB family inner membrane protein — protein MNTKRYRRRNTMAFTVLAYFTFFAGVVMFSIGLYNADNLQLNEKGYYIAVMILVAVGAILTQKVTRDNAEDNDIIAEQEQERQMSNIRIPSSSSSSKES, from the coding sequence ATGAATACAAAGAGGTATAGACGAAGAAATACGATGGCTTTTACGGTGCTAGCTTATTTCACTTTTTTTGCAGGGGTCGTCATGTTTAGTATCGGGCTATACAATGCAGATAATTTGCAGCTAAACGAAAAAGGATATTATATTGCAGTAATGATTTTAGTAGCAGTAGGGGCAATCCTTACCCAAAAGGTTACGCGTGATAATGCTGAGGACAACGATATAATCGCTGAGCAAGAACAAGAACGTCAAATGAGCAATATTCGTATACCTTCAAGCTCCTCAAGCAGTAAAGAATCTTAA
- a CDS encoding histidine phosphatase family protein has translation MHNKRLYFIRHCKAEGQEENAVLTLEGEASANDLVSVLEKLQIDYLISSPFQRAIQTIHPFSFHAGLQIHTHEGLGERILSKEPMDDWLVQLKKTFEDKDLTFPGGESSREALGRILNVVNEVSGIKGVKNVGIVSHGNIMSLLFNHFDSTFDFDEWSRMKNPDIFLLEGSNISRVEIEKILSN, from the coding sequence ATGCATAACAAAAGATTATATTTTATAAGACATTGTAAGGCGGAAGGACAAGAAGAAAATGCTGTTTTAACATTGGAAGGTGAAGCAAGTGCTAATGATCTTGTATCTGTATTAGAAAAATTACAGATTGACTATTTGATCTCTAGTCCATTCCAGCGAGCAATACAAACAATCCATCCGTTTTCTTTTCATGCAGGTTTGCAGATACATACCCATGAAGGGTTAGGCGAGCGTATTTTAAGTAAAGAGCCTATGGATGATTGGCTAGTGCAACTAAAGAAGACTTTTGAAGATAAAGATCTTACCTTTCCCGGTGGAGAATCTAGCCGAGAGGCGCTAGGCCGTATTTTGAATGTAGTAAATGAGGTGTCAGGTATAAAGGGTGTTAAAAATGTGGGAATAGTGTCTCATGGGAATATCATGTCTCTATTATTCAATCATTTTGATAGTACATTTGACTTTGACGAATGGAGTCGCATGAAAAATCCAGACATTTTCTTGCTAGAAGGCTCAAATATTAGTCGTGTAGAAATAGAAAAAATCCTGTCTAATTAA
- a CDS encoding nucleoside 2-deoxyribosyltransferase → MMKKGYLANGLFGLGDRLVNELVAKEIRASLPGVDLYVPQENAAINDKMAYADSLLIASADIDALKKSDFLVAVIDGVEIDSGVAAEIGAFSMLNRPIYALYTDTRQQGRENKKKINALIEDGTENQFMYRNLFVIGLIKQNGVIVSSIEELGKALRN, encoded by the coding sequence ATGATGAAAAAAGGTTATTTAGCAAATGGATTATTTGGATTAGGAGATCGTTTAGTAAATGAACTAGTAGCAAAGGAGATTCGAGCTTCACTCCCAGGCGTTGACTTATATGTACCACAGGAAAATGCAGCAATTAATGATAAAATGGCCTATGCAGATAGCCTGCTTATCGCTAGTGCAGACATCGATGCCCTGAAGAAGAGTGACTTCCTTGTTGCCGTAATTGATGGAGTTGAAATAGATTCTGGTGTTGCAGCAGAAATTGGTGCATTCTCTATGTTAAATCGTCCAATTTATGCACTCTATACCGATACGCGCCAACAAGGTCGAGAAAATAAGAAAAAAATAAACGCATTAATTGAAGATGGAACCGAAAATCAATTTATGTACCGCAACTTGTTTGTTATTGGACTGATCAAGCAAAACGGCGTCATTGTTAGCTCGATTGAGGAGCTAGGAAAAGCCTTGAGAAATTAA
- a CDS encoding GNAT family N-acetyltransferase, giving the protein MKLETERLEIIPCTEETAQIAEKQSYDNGPQISMSLEMLKADPTSLGWGAWLVIKKSDGQVIGDIGFKGNPNVDKQVEVGYGLLKEYWSKGYATEAVGAIIQWAFATGKVDAIIAETLSDNLGSMRVLEKLNMQRVGTSEQMVNWKLVK; this is encoded by the coding sequence ATGAAATTAGAAACTGAGAGATTAGAAATTATCCCTTGTACGGAAGAAACTGCTCAAATAGCTGAAAAGCAGAGCTATGATAATGGACCACAGATTTCTATGTCTTTAGAGATGCTTAAAGCTGATCCTACCTCATTGGGTTGGGGAGCGTGGCTGGTGATAAAGAAAAGTGATGGTCAGGTCATTGGGGATATTGGTTTTAAGGGAAATCCTAATGTAGATAAACAAGTAGAGGTTGGCTATGGTTTATTAAAGGAGTATTGGAGTAAGGGCTATGCAACAGAGGCAGTAGGCGCCATCATTCAATGGGCTTTTGCAACCGGTAAGGTGGATGCAATTATTGCTGAAACACTTTCCGATAATCTTGGCTCCATGCGTGTATTAGAAAAGCTAAATATGCAAAGAGTAGGAACTTCTGAGCAAATGGTCAATTGGAAATTGGTGAAATAA
- a CDS encoding GNAT family protein, with amino-acid sequence MYQDQELIIRPIQYKDLPRLWELMCKDEEPEWKKWDAPYYDYKPTPYDVFMEKAESYVDSKSFWGIEVDGILRGIVSYYWEHEPSKWLEMGIGFHEAPSWGKGLGTRAMRLWMNHLFTTMPLVRVGYTTWSGNKRMIRVGENLGMSMEARIRKVRLYNGVYYDSIRMGILREEWEKAQEESIKEL; translated from the coding sequence TTGTATCAAGATCAAGAATTAATCATACGACCAATTCAGTACAAAGATTTACCTAGATTATGGGAATTAATGTGTAAAGATGAGGAGCCGGAGTGGAAAAAATGGGATGCACCCTATTACGACTATAAGCCAACTCCATATGATGTTTTTATGGAAAAAGCAGAATCCTACGTGGACAGTAAAAGCTTTTGGGGGATTGAAGTAGATGGTATATTGCGTGGGATTGTGTCATATTATTGGGAGCATGAACCTTCTAAATGGCTTGAGATGGGTATAGGCTTTCATGAAGCTCCAAGCTGGGGTAAAGGGCTAGGAACCCGCGCTATGAGACTTTGGATGAACCACCTTTTTACTACAATGCCACTTGTCCGGGTAGGCTATACGACCTGGTCAGGTAATAAACGGATGATTCGGGTCGGAGAAAATCTTGGAATGTCTATGGAGGCAAGAATTCGTAAAGTCCGCTTATATAATGGTGTTTACTATGATTCCATTCGAATGGGTATTTTAAGAGAGGAATGGGAAAAGGCACAGGAAGAAAGTATAAAGGAACTTTAA
- a CDS encoding S-adenosyl-l-methionine hydroxide adenosyltransferase family protein — MTEGLLVFQSDFGINDGAVSAMHGVANSVKRGLPLFDLTHQIPQYNIWEASYRLLQTISYWPSDTVFVSIVDPGVGSDRRSVVAKTVNDQYIVTPDNGTLTHINRFIGIKEVREIDESKNRLPNSGESHTFHGRDIFAYTGARLASGDIHMEDVGPSIPTSFIVELPLKEAVIENNSITGVIDVIDRPFGNLWTNIHRLQFKQLNVEYGDKFDVSLSINGEVAYEGEVTYGRSFAAAELGDALMYVNSLDNIGIALNQGSFADTYKISTGANTEITIRKAVITIT; from the coding sequence ATGACAGAAGGTTTATTAGTATTTCAATCAGATTTTGGTATCAACGACGGTGCAGTAAGCGCTATGCACGGGGTAGCCAATAGTGTGAAGCGTGGACTTCCGCTATTTGATCTGACACACCAGATTCCTCAGTACAATATTTGGGAGGCGTCCTATCGTCTCTTACAAACCATCAGCTATTGGCCAAGTGATACAGTATTTGTTTCCATAGTAGATCCTGGTGTTGGTTCGGACCGGAGAAGTGTAGTTGCTAAGACCGTAAACGATCAATATATTGTCACCCCAGACAATGGCACATTAACCCACATTAATCGATTTATTGGTATTAAAGAAGTGAGAGAAATTGACGAGTCAAAAAACCGCCTACCGAATTCTGGAGAATCTCACACGTTTCATGGACGTGACATTTTTGCCTATACAGGGGCACGACTTGCTTCTGGTGACATTCATATGGAGGACGTCGGACCTTCTATCCCTACATCCTTTATCGTGGAACTGCCATTAAAGGAGGCAGTTATTGAAAATAATTCGATTACAGGTGTCATTGATGTCATCGATCGGCCATTCGGCAATCTTTGGACTAATATTCATCGTCTACAGTTTAAGCAGCTGAATGTAGAATATGGAGATAAATTTGACGTTTCGCTTTCTATTAACGGAGAGGTAGCCTATGAGGGAGAAGTTACGTATGGTCGTTCTTTCGCTGCCGCAGAGTTAGGGGATGCACTCATGTATGTGAATTCTCTTGATAATATAGGAATTGCCTTAAATCAAGGCTCCTTCGCTGATACCTATAAGATTTCAACAGGTGCTAATACAGAAATAACGATTCGGAAAGCTGTTATTACAATCACTTAA
- a CDS encoding ECF-type riboflavin transporter substrate-binding protein: protein MKKSIFSTRTVVAIGIGTAVFLILAKFAAVPTGIPNTTIQTSYAFLALISAIFGPIAGLFVGLFGHALNDLTSYGSIWWSWVISSAFVGLGIGLYFKKFSFEDGEFGKKHIILFNIVQIVVQVIAWALIAPLLDILIYAEPANKVFTQGIVAAASNIITVAILGTLLLTAYAKTRTKKGSLSYEE from the coding sequence ATGAAAAAATCTATCTTTTCAACTAGGACGGTTGTTGCAATAGGTATCGGAACAGCTGTGTTCCTAATTCTAGCTAAATTTGCTGCAGTCCCTACCGGTATACCTAATACGACAATTCAAACATCCTATGCTTTTTTAGCACTCATTTCAGCTATTTTTGGACCGATAGCGGGTTTATTTGTTGGATTATTTGGTCATGCTTTAAACGACCTTACTTCTTATGGTTCTATATGGTGGAGCTGGGTCATTTCATCCGCATTTGTTGGATTAGGTATCGGATTATATTTTAAGAAGTTTTCTTTTGAGGATGGAGAGTTTGGTAAAAAACACATTATATTATTTAACATTGTTCAAATCGTTGTTCAAGTAATTGCATGGGCTTTAATAGCTCCATTATTGGACATTCTTATTTATGCAGAGCCTGCAAATAAAGTATTTACACAAGGGATCGTCGCTGCTGCTTCTAATATTATTACAGTTGCAATTCTAGGTACACTATTGCTTACTGCGTATGCAAAGACAAGAACTAAAAAAGGAAGCCTGAGCTACGAGGAATAA
- a CDS encoding ABC transporter ATP-binding protein — MKKPVIEFKHFSFQYNSQSEPTLHDINLVIYEGEKVAIVGPSGSGKSTLVHCLNGLAPFAYKGSMTGNLTIHGRETRELDLFTISQEVGTVLQDTDGQFIGLTVGEDIAFSLENNAVPTQKMHERVQKAASLVKMSNHLDARIHELSGGQKQRVALAGVLVNDVNILLFDEPLANLDPASGKGAMRLIDQLHADSNKTIIIVEHRLEDVLSEPIDRIILMNHGQIVADGSPNELLAGSLLTDNWIREPLYIKALKYAGCELNDHPNLTKVDSIVNDSFRQKLKTFSDARCSPIQLGYKNEPVLTLDDISFHYGNHLDIIKNVSFQLHKGEMISLIGANGAGKSTLSSLICGFERPTEGTIYFEGFNAINDSIKERAHRVGFVLQNPNHMFSKQTVFDEVAFGLIQFGISDREVNRRVEETLKTCGLYPFRNWPIAALSYGQKKRLSIASILIMEPPIILLDEPTAGQDYKHTTELMTFLEDLTKKGTSIILITHDMHLMTEYTDRAIVLTEGKILVDDSPAHILSNPSLILEANLKESSLYEIAKQLKIEHPSDFVEQFIQYDREVRFNGQRTAKLS; from the coding sequence ATGAAAAAGCCAGTCATCGAATTTAAACACTTTAGCTTTCAATATAATAGTCAATCCGAACCTACTTTGCACGATATCAACTTAGTGATTTACGAAGGGGAAAAAGTAGCTATTGTCGGACCATCCGGCTCTGGGAAAAGCACGCTCGTTCATTGCCTGAACGGGCTTGCCCCTTTTGCTTATAAAGGCAGTATGACAGGAAACCTTACCATTCATGGGAGAGAGACCAGAGAGCTTGATCTCTTTACCATTTCACAGGAGGTTGGTACGGTACTCCAGGATACGGATGGTCAGTTTATTGGCCTTACTGTCGGCGAGGATATAGCCTTTTCCCTAGAAAATAATGCTGTACCCACACAAAAAATGCATGAACGCGTTCAAAAAGCAGCCTCTTTAGTAAAAATGTCCAATCATTTAGATGCTCGGATTCATGAGCTCTCGGGCGGTCAAAAACAACGAGTCGCTCTTGCTGGCGTTTTAGTAAACGATGTGAATATTCTATTGTTTGATGAACCTCTTGCTAACCTTGATCCTGCTTCTGGGAAGGGAGCAATGAGACTGATTGATCAGCTTCATGCAGATAGCAACAAAACGATTATCATTGTAGAACACAGATTAGAGGATGTTTTGTCAGAACCTATCGATCGCATAATATTAATGAATCACGGTCAGATAGTTGCAGACGGCAGCCCCAATGAGCTATTGGCAGGATCGTTATTAACGGATAATTGGATACGAGAACCACTTTACATTAAAGCTTTAAAATATGCTGGATGTGAATTGAATGATCACCCCAATCTAACTAAGGTTGACAGCATTGTAAATGACTCCTTCCGGCAGAAGCTAAAAACATTTAGCGATGCAAGATGCTCTCCAATTCAGCTTGGGTATAAAAATGAGCCTGTCCTGACACTTGATGACATCAGCTTCCACTACGGGAATCATTTAGACATTATTAAAAATGTGTCTTTCCAATTACATAAAGGAGAAATGATTAGCCTTATCGGAGCCAATGGAGCCGGTAAATCTACCCTTTCATCTCTTATCTGTGGTTTTGAACGACCTACTGAAGGCACTATATATTTCGAGGGTTTTAATGCGATTAACGACTCTATCAAGGAACGAGCTCATCGTGTAGGCTTTGTCCTCCAAAATCCAAACCATATGTTTTCTAAGCAAACAGTTTTCGATGAAGTTGCTTTTGGACTTATTCAATTTGGAATATCAGATAGGGAAGTTAACAGACGAGTGGAGGAAACATTAAAGACTTGTGGATTATACCCTTTCAGAAACTGGCCGATTGCAGCCTTGAGCTATGGGCAGAAAAAACGTTTATCAATTGCTTCTATCCTCATCATGGAGCCCCCAATTATATTATTGGACGAGCCTACAGCGGGGCAGGATTACAAGCATACTACAGAACTAATGACGTTCTTAGAAGATTTAACGAAGAAGGGTACATCCATTATATTAATTACCCATGATATGCACCTAATGACGGAATATACAGACCGCGCAATCGTGTTAACAGAGGGGAAGATATTAGTGGATGACTCACCAGCCCATATCCTATCGAATCCCTCTTTAATTCTAGAGGCTAACTTAAAGGAATCTTCCTTATATGAGATTGCTAAGCAGCTTAAAATTGAGCATCCCTCTGATTTTGTAGAGCAATTTATACAATATGATCGGGAGGTGCGATTTAATGGGCAACGAACTGCTAAGCTATCTTGA
- a CDS encoding energy-coupling factor transporter transmembrane component T, which yields MGNELLSYLDRDSIIHRLTGSTKLICFLLWSTAAMLTYDTRVLMVLLLGSFILFYISDIKLKDISLVLGFILVFLLLNNIAIFLFAPQHGTTIYGTSHPITGSMGRYTLTQEQLFYQLNITLKYFAVIPPALLFLVTTHPSEFAASLNRIGVSYRLAYSVSIALRYIPDIQRDFKTISRSKQARGVDMSNNEKLFTRIKNAGSIIMPLIFSSLERIETVSNTMDLRGFGKFKTRSWFSLKEFRKRDLIAILISSSLFLLMVLFIFINNGRFFNPFT from the coding sequence ATGGGCAACGAACTGCTAAGCTATCTTGATCGTGACTCTATTATCCATCGCCTAACAGGTTCAACCAAGCTAATCTGTTTCCTACTTTGGTCCACTGCAGCCATGTTAACGTATGACACAAGAGTTTTAATGGTGCTGTTGCTCGGTAGCTTTATTTTATTTTATATATCGGATATTAAATTAAAGGATATCAGCTTAGTGCTTGGTTTTATCCTCGTGTTTTTATTATTAAACAATATAGCCATATTTTTGTTCGCCCCTCAGCATGGGACAACTATTTATGGTACCTCCCACCCTATTACTGGGTCCATGGGGCGCTATACACTTACGCAGGAGCAATTGTTTTACCAGTTAAATATTACATTGAAATATTTTGCAGTAATCCCTCCTGCTCTTTTGTTCTTAGTCACCACACATCCAAGTGAGTTTGCAGCTTCTCTAAACCGCATCGGTGTAAGCTATCGACTTGCCTACTCGGTTTCTATTGCTCTACGCTATATCCCTGATATACAAAGGGATTTTAAAACCATTTCTCGTTCTAAGCAGGCTCGCGGGGTGGACATGTCTAATAATGAAAAACTATTTACCCGAATAAAAAATGCTGGCTCTATTATAATGCCACTTATTTTTTCTAGTCTGGAACGTATTGAAACAGTCAGCAATACAATGGATCTTCGAGGTTTCGGTAAATTTAAAACTCGCTCCTGGTTTAGCTTAAAGGAGTTCAGAAAAAGAGATTTGATCGCTATTCTAATATCATCTTCATTATTTTTATTAATGGTTTTATTTATTTTTATTAACAATGGAAGGTTTTTTAATCCATTCACCTGA
- a CDS encoding PTS sugar transporter subunit IIC: MKQATKTYLIDRMYRGSQGLANAVLVTLGIGLLIETIGTFTGWEGFIAIGKTAQLMLAPAIGAGIAYQLGGNTLVIFSAMACSTIGANALILQDGLWVLTTGQPISAVLAAVVAIWVGKRIAGKTKLDMLAIPFCAILIGGVAGVGLAAVTTPLLQQLSEFIAGSVSGSPLLGSIVIALVWSIFLMSPASSAAIAIALQLDPVSSAAALIGCTAQFAGWTAMSFKENDLGANIAQSFLTPKVQVPNLVKNPRLVIGPFLSSIICAPIAILIFNFEVPFTLAGLGLNSFIAPLNVLANQGIGVLLMYIVLGIIAPAVISMTAYHLLKKRGWAKTGDLHMEVQ; encoded by the coding sequence ATGAAGCAAGCAACTAAGACATACCTAATCGACCGAATGTACAGAGGTTCTCAAGGACTAGCAAACGCAGTTCTTGTCACTTTAGGAATTGGACTACTTATTGAAACTATTGGTACGTTTACAGGCTGGGAAGGGTTTATCGCTATTGGAAAAACTGCTCAATTGATGCTTGCTCCAGCAATTGGTGCAGGTATCGCTTATCAGCTCGGAGGGAATACATTAGTTATTTTTAGTGCGATGGCCTGTAGTACCATTGGAGCGAATGCTCTCATACTACAAGATGGATTATGGGTTTTGACAACAGGACAACCAATTAGTGCAGTACTTGCAGCCGTGGTTGCTATCTGGGTAGGAAAACGTATTGCAGGAAAAACAAAGCTTGATATGCTTGCGATTCCTTTTTGCGCCATCCTTATAGGTGGTGTCGCGGGGGTTGGGTTAGCAGCTGTCACTACCCCTTTGTTACAGCAATTAAGTGAGTTTATTGCTGGTTCTGTTTCTGGATCTCCTTTACTTGGATCGATTGTTATTGCACTGGTGTGGAGTATTTTCCTCATGTCTCCTGCTTCCTCAGCAGCAATCGCCATTGCGTTACAACTAGACCCAGTATCTAGTGCCGCAGCATTAATCGGGTGTACAGCACAATTTGCAGGATGGACAGCTATGTCCTTTAAAGAAAATGACTTAGGTGCGAACATTGCACAATCGTTCTTGACACCTAAAGTTCAAGTACCTAATTTGGTGAAAAATCCACGGTTAGTAATTGGGCCATTCCTATCCTCAATTATTTGTGCTCCGATTGCTATATTAATCTTTAATTTTGAGGTACCATTTACATTAGCGGGGCTTGGACTAAATTCATTCATCGCTCCATTAAATGTTCTAGCAAACCAAGGTATTGGAGTGCTTCTTATGTATATCGTGTTAGGCATTATAGCACCGGCAGTTATCTCTATGACAGCTTATCACCTGCTTAAAAAGCGAGGATGGGCTAAAACTGGAGACTTACATATGGAAGTCCAGTAA